A single window of Bordetella genomosp. 11 DNA harbors:
- a CDS encoding AI-2E family transporter, which yields MSDTAAPAVHHAARAPSDTPAALSPPRAFDRRHAPLSIIAVLAVVFALHLARDFVIPLVISIVLSYALDTPVNFLHRRVRLPRVLATVIVVIAMVGLILFGMASLRGQVLSIVDSLPKTAQKVSRSVESFQAGGGSIVDKLRAAANAVNTPSKPRSDGARVVVTRPADKLEEMLLAGSMGVAEFLGQALMVIFLVFFLLLSGDTFKRKFVRVSGRNLTEKKINVHMLDEIHRSIRLYMMMMVVTNVMLGLLTWLAFRWIGLNNAGTWAVFAGAMHVIPYFGPLLVAVFTGVAAVVQFGELGPALLVAGVSLLIAALIGFVVQTWMTGRIARMNPVAVFVILLLFTWAWGLWGTLLSIPIAVIVKVVADHVEGFEGVAEFLGE from the coding sequence GTGTCAGACACAGCCGCACCCGCGGTCCACCATGCCGCGCGGGCACCCAGCGACACCCCGGCGGCCCTGTCGCCACCGCGCGCCTTCGATCGCCGCCACGCGCCGCTATCGATCATCGCGGTGCTGGCGGTGGTGTTCGCCCTGCACCTGGCGCGCGATTTCGTGATCCCGCTGGTGATCTCCATCGTGCTGTCGTATGCGCTGGACACGCCCGTGAACTTCCTGCATCGGCGCGTCCGCCTGCCTCGCGTGCTGGCGACGGTGATTGTGGTGATCGCGATGGTCGGCCTGATCCTGTTCGGCATGGCCTCGTTGCGCGGCCAGGTGCTGTCCATCGTCGACAGCCTGCCGAAGACGGCGCAGAAGGTATCGCGCTCCGTGGAAAGCTTCCAGGCCGGCGGCGGCTCCATCGTGGACAAGCTGCGCGCCGCCGCCAATGCCGTGAATACACCGTCGAAGCCGCGCTCGGATGGCGCGCGCGTGGTGGTGACGCGTCCGGCCGACAAGCTGGAAGAAATGCTGCTGGCGGGCTCCATGGGTGTCGCGGAGTTCCTCGGGCAGGCATTGATGGTGATTTTCCTGGTGTTCTTCCTGTTGCTTTCCGGCGATACATTCAAGCGCAAGTTCGTCCGTGTCTCCGGCCGCAACCTGACCGAGAAAAAAATCAACGTGCACATGCTGGACGAGATCCATCGCTCCATACGCCTGTACATGATGATGATGGTGGTGACCAACGTCATGCTGGGCCTGCTGACCTGGCTGGCGTTTCGCTGGATCGGTCTGAACAATGCGGGGACCTGGGCGGTATTCGCGGGCGCCATGCACGTGATTCCCTATTTCGGCCCGCTGCTGGTGGCGGTGTTTACGGGCGTGGCGGCGGTCGTGCAGTTCGGCGAGCTGGGCCCAGCCCTGCTGGTGGCGGGGGTCTCATTGCTGATCGCGGCCCTGATCGGCTTCGTGGTGCAGACCTGGATGACGGGACGCATCGCCAGGATGAATCCCGTCGCCGTTTTCGTCATCCTGCTGTTGTTCACCTGGGCATGGGGCTTGTGGGGCACGCTGCTCTCGATCCCCATCGCGGTCATCGTGAAGGTCGTCGCCGATCACGTCGAGGGCTTCGAGGGCGTCGCCGAGTTCCTGGGGGAATAG
- a CDS encoding TRAP transporter substrate-binding protein — protein sequence MDQTRRKLMLTAAGGAVLAAASVRGALAAAPFRYKYANNLPATHPMNVRAREAAAAIAKDTNGRFQLDIFPSSQLGSDTDTLSQLRAGAVEFFTLSGLILSTLVPTASISGVGFAFPDYDTVWKAMDGRLGEFIRGEIKAKGLLVMDKIWDNGFRQVTTSTRPINGPGDFKDMKIRVPVSPLWTSMFQALGAAPASINFNETYSALQTRIVDGQENPLAIIQTAKLYEVQKYCSMTNHMWDGFWFLMNRRAWEKLPEDIQGIVSRHINEAGMNMRADTFALNGELQTKLAQQGLVFNTPDPGPIRDALRKAGFYKEWQGKYGEKAWAILEQSVGKLS from the coding sequence ATGGACCAGACACGACGGAAGTTGATGCTTACCGCCGCGGGCGGCGCTGTGCTTGCCGCGGCATCGGTACGGGGTGCGCTTGCGGCAGCCCCTTTCCGCTACAAGTACGCCAATAACCTGCCCGCCACGCATCCCATGAACGTGCGCGCGCGCGAAGCCGCCGCGGCGATCGCCAAGGATACGAACGGCCGTTTCCAGCTGGATATCTTCCCCAGCAGCCAGCTGGGCTCGGATACCGATACATTGAGCCAGCTGCGCGCCGGCGCGGTCGAGTTCTTCACGCTGTCCGGGCTGATCCTTTCCACGCTCGTGCCGACGGCCTCCATCAGTGGCGTGGGGTTTGCGTTTCCCGACTACGACACGGTATGGAAGGCCATGGACGGCCGGTTGGGCGAGTTCATCCGCGGCGAGATCAAGGCCAAGGGCCTGCTCGTGATGGACAAGATCTGGGACAACGGATTTCGCCAGGTCACGACCAGCACGCGTCCCATCAACGGTCCCGGCGACTTCAAGGATATGAAGATCCGCGTGCCGGTCAGCCCGTTGTGGACGTCCATGTTCCAGGCGCTGGGCGCGGCGCCGGCCAGCATCAACTTCAACGAGACGTATTCGGCGCTGCAGACCCGCATCGTGGACGGCCAGGAAAACCCCCTGGCGATTATCCAGACCGCCAAGCTCTATGAAGTGCAGAAGTACTGCTCCATGACCAACCACATGTGGGACGGCTTCTGGTTCCTGATGAACCGGCGTGCGTGGGAAAAACTGCCGGAGGACATCCAGGGCATCGTTTCCAGGCACATCAACGAAGCCGGCATGAATATGCGCGCCGACACATTCGCATTGAACGGCGAACTGCAAACGAAACTGGCGCAGCAGGGCCTGGTTTTCAATACGCCGGACCCAGGCCCCATCCGCGACGCCTTGCGCAAGGCCGGCTTCTATAAGGAATGGCAGGGCAAGTACGGCGAGAAGGCCTGGGCCATCCTGGAACAGTCGGTCGGCAAGCTGTCGTGA
- a CDS encoding NAD-dependent protein deacetylase, with amino-acid sequence MAAADLLPLRDFVLAHPRLFVLTGAGCSTGSGIPDYRDSEGAWKRRPPMDFSTFMGSAPSRSRYWARGMIGWRMFGNVAPNAAHLALARLQTQGRFTRLVTQNVDGLHEKAGSRDVIDLHGRMDRVICTQCGHTLARTRMQDMLESMNPDWLALDAIHAPDGDADLDGVDFSGFHVPPCPVCGGILKPDVVFFGESVPRDRVAGANDGLARADAMLVVGSSLMVYSGYRFAAAANRAGLPIAAINLGRTRADPLLALKIERPCADTLAALLTVLPDIDGAGDAPAAAGLP; translated from the coding sequence ATGGCCGCCGCGGACCTGCTGCCGTTGCGCGACTTCGTGCTGGCGCATCCGCGCCTGTTCGTGCTGACGGGCGCGGGCTGCAGCACAGGGTCCGGCATTCCCGATTACCGCGACAGCGAAGGCGCGTGGAAGCGCCGTCCCCCCATGGATTTCAGTACCTTCATGGGCAGCGCGCCGTCGCGGTCGCGCTACTGGGCGCGCGGCATGATCGGCTGGCGCATGTTCGGCAACGTGGCGCCCAACGCCGCCCACCTTGCGCTGGCTCGGCTGCAGACGCAGGGCCGCTTTACGCGTCTGGTCACGCAGAACGTCGACGGCCTGCACGAGAAAGCCGGCAGCCGCGATGTGATAGACCTGCACGGCCGCATGGACCGGGTCATCTGCACCCAATGCGGGCACACGCTGGCACGCACACGCATGCAGGACATGCTGGAATCCATGAACCCCGACTGGCTGGCGCTGGATGCGATCCATGCCCCCGATGGCGACGCCGATCTCGACGGCGTGGATTTCTCCGGCTTCCACGTGCCGCCCTGCCCCGTCTGCGGCGGCATCCTGAAGCCCGATGTGGTGTTCTTCGGCGAATCCGTGCCGCGCGACCGCGTGGCCGGCGCCAACGACGGCCTGGCGCGCGCGGACGCCATGCTGGTCGTCGGGTCGTCCTTGATGGTCTATTCCGGCTATCGTTTCGCCGCCGCCGCGAACCGGGCCGGACTGCCCATTGCCGCCATCAATCTGGGACGCACCCGCGCCGATCCGCTCCTGGCGTTGAAGATAGAACGGCCCTGTGCCGATACCCTGGCGGCGCTGTTGACGGTCCTGCCCGATATCGACGGGGCCGGCGACGCGCCGGCGGCCGCGGGCCTGCCTTGA
- the epsC gene encoding serine O-acetyltransferase EpsC — MNAPLNPHSASWNLDRIVSELRGVRTEWRQPLGRLRDAGGREFPSQESLRQIVSALCGALFPMRLGPIDLREELEDFYVGHTIGTALDALLHQVRLELNHAERNHGPIRDETEQRAVEIVRAFGAQLPAVRRKLDADVIAAYQGDPAARSVDEVLLCYPGVMAMIHHRLAHELYLLGVPLLARIVAEIAHADTGIDIHPGATIGRSFFIDHGTGVVIGETAVIGDRVRLYQMVTLGAKRFPPGDNGELKKGLPRHPVLEDDVVVYAGATILGRITIGRGSVIGGNVWLTRDVPPGSNVTQAGTLNTSPDAGLGG, encoded by the coding sequence ATGAATGCACCCTTGAACCCACACAGCGCGTCCTGGAACCTGGATCGCATCGTTTCGGAGCTGCGCGGGGTCCGTACCGAATGGCGGCAGCCGCTCGGACGCCTGCGCGATGCCGGCGGACGGGAATTCCCATCGCAGGAAAGCCTGCGCCAGATCGTCTCGGCGCTGTGCGGCGCGCTCTTCCCCATGCGCCTGGGCCCCATCGACCTGCGCGAGGAGCTCGAGGACTTCTACGTAGGCCATACCATCGGTACGGCCCTGGATGCCCTGTTGCACCAGGTGCGGCTGGAACTGAACCATGCCGAGCGCAACCACGGCCCCATCCGCGATGAAACCGAACAGCGCGCCGTGGAAATCGTACGCGCCTTCGGCGCGCAGCTGCCCGCCGTGCGCCGCAAGCTCGACGCCGACGTGATCGCGGCGTACCAGGGCGATCCGGCGGCGCGCAGCGTCGACGAAGTCCTGCTGTGCTATCCCGGCGTGATGGCGATGATCCACCATCGCCTCGCGCACGAACTCTATCTGCTCGGCGTGCCGCTGCTGGCGCGCATCGTCGCCGAGATCGCGCACGCCGATACCGGCATCGACATACATCCGGGCGCCACCATAGGCCGCAGTTTCTTCATCGACCACGGCACCGGCGTTGTCATCGGCGAAACCGCGGTGATCGGCGACCGCGTCCGCCTGTACCAGATGGTGACGCTGGGCGCCAAGCGCTTTCCGCCGGGCGACAACGGCGAGCTCAAGAAAGGCCTGCCACGCCATCCCGTACTGGAGGACGACGTGGTGGTCTACGCGGGGGCGACCATCCTGGGACGCATCACGATCGGACGCGGGTCTGTCATCGGCGGCAACGTATGGCTGACGCGGGACGTGCCGCCCGGATCCAACGTAACGCAGGCCGGCACGCTGAATACCTCGCCCGACGCCGGGCTTGGCGGCTGA
- the galE gene encoding UDP-glucose 4-epimerase GalE produces the protein MTTLLVTGGAGYIGSHTLIELIGAGYRPIVIDNLCNGSRAAVSRVERITGTRIAFVEGDIRSAGLLATLFSLQERRRQPIECVLHLAGVKAVGESVRDPIKYFDNNVSGTVALLSAMHAHGVRRLVFSSSATVYGVPRFLPFTEEHPLQPTNPYGRSKLIVEQMLQDACAAEAEFSAVTLRYFNPIGAHPSGLIGENPRDVPNNLFPFITQVAVGRQPHLKVFGNDYATEDGTGVRDYLHVMDLAAGHVRAVDYALNHTGFVAVNLGTGKGTSVMELVHTFERVNGLRIPCQVEARRPGDVDRVWADPSLARRLLNWRTSYGVESMCKDGWRWQQSNPEGYGTLH, from the coding sequence ATGACGACGTTATTGGTCACCGGAGGCGCCGGCTACATCGGCAGCCATACCTTGATAGAGCTGATCGGCGCGGGATACCGCCCCATCGTCATCGACAATCTGTGCAATGGCAGCCGTGCCGCGGTCAGCCGCGTCGAACGCATCACCGGCACGCGGATCGCGTTCGTGGAAGGCGATATCCGCTCCGCCGGCTTGCTTGCCACGTTGTTTTCCCTGCAGGAGCGTCGCCGGCAGCCCATCGAGTGCGTCCTGCATCTGGCGGGGGTGAAGGCGGTGGGCGAATCCGTCCGCGATCCGATCAAGTACTTCGACAATAACGTCTCGGGCACGGTGGCGCTGCTGTCGGCGATGCACGCCCATGGCGTGCGCCGGCTGGTGTTCAGTTCTTCCGCAACGGTCTACGGCGTGCCGCGCTTCCTGCCGTTCACCGAGGAGCATCCGCTACAGCCGACCAATCCGTATGGACGTTCCAAGCTGATCGTCGAGCAGATGCTGCAGGATGCTTGTGCCGCCGAGGCGGAATTCAGCGCCGTGACCCTGCGCTATTTCAATCCGATCGGTGCGCATCCCAGCGGCCTGATCGGGGAAAATCCGCGGGACGTTCCCAATAACCTGTTTCCCTTCATCACGCAGGTCGCGGTGGGGCGCCAGCCGCATCTGAAGGTCTTCGGCAACGACTATGCCACCGAGGACGGCACGGGCGTGCGGGATTATCTGCACGTCATGGATCTGGCCGCGGGCCATGTGCGCGCGGTCGATTACGCGCTGAACCACACCGGTTTCGTCGCCGTCAACCTCGGCACCGGCAAAGGCACCAGCGTCATGGAGCTCGTGCACACCTTCGAACGCGTCAACGGGCTGCGCATTCCCTGCCAGGTCGAGGCGCGGCGGCCGGGCGATGTGGACCGGGTCTGGGCGGACCCGAGCCTGGCCCGGCGCCTTTTGAACTGGCGCACTTCGTACGGCGTGGAGAGCATGTGCAAGGACGGCTGGCGCTGGCAGCAGTCCAATCCCGAGGGCTACGGGACGCTGCACTAA
- a CDS encoding inositol monophosphatase family protein codes for MLRSINREDTRRIVALMAEAADAEIMPRFRRLAASAVRNKTSPLDVVTDADEAAERMIGERLARAYPGAVVVGEEACSRNPALLNVWIDAELAFLIDPIDGTRNYVAGLPLFGVMVAAVSRGEVMAGIIYDPLCRDAAIAIRGEGAWLESEHGEQTPLRVAAPATTDAMTGLIAVRHLDDTLRATVNANALGLASSTILNCSAHEYRMIAGGHAHILLYGQLMPWDHAAGWLLHREAGGYGAHFDGSPYKPTHRGGGLLYAPDAGSWKAARRLLLGGDQD; via the coding sequence ATGCTTCGATCGATCAATCGTGAAGACACGCGCCGCATCGTCGCGCTCATGGCGGAAGCCGCGGACGCCGAGATCATGCCGCGCTTTCGACGCCTGGCCGCGAGCGCCGTACGCAACAAGACATCGCCCCTGGACGTCGTCACGGATGCCGACGAGGCGGCGGAGCGCATGATCGGCGAACGGCTTGCGCGCGCCTATCCGGGCGCCGTGGTGGTCGGCGAAGAGGCCTGCTCGCGCAACCCCGCCCTGCTGAATGTGTGGATCGACGCCGAACTGGCCTTCCTTATCGATCCCATCGACGGTACGCGCAATTACGTGGCCGGCCTGCCGCTCTTCGGCGTGATGGTGGCCGCGGTCAGCCGCGGCGAAGTCATGGCGGGCATCATTTACGACCCCCTGTGCCGGGACGCCGCCATCGCGATACGCGGCGAGGGTGCGTGGCTGGAAAGCGAACACGGCGAACAGACGCCGCTGCGGGTGGCCGCGCCGGCGACAACGGACGCAATGACCGGGCTGATCGCCGTGCGGCATCTGGACGATACGCTGCGCGCCACCGTCAATGCCAATGCCCTCGGGCTGGCGTCCTCGACGATACTCAATTGCTCGGCGCACGAATACCGCATGATCGCCGGCGGCCATGCGCACATCCTGCTGTATGGGCAACTGATGCCCTGGGATCACGCGGCGGGGTGGCTGCTGCATCGCGAGGCCGGCGGCTACGGCGCGCATTTCGACGGGTCGCCCTACAAGCCCACCCATCGCGGCGGCGGGCTGCTTTACGCGCCCGACGCGGGCAGCTGGAAGGCCGCAAGGCGCCTGTTGCTGGGCGGGGACCAGGACTAG
- a CDS encoding phosphomannomutase/phosphoglucomutase, with protein MDSLGAAETSGFPPEVFRADEVRGRVGQEIDSRFAHALGLAVGRCVAELGGRAVVIGKDARLSSVELGAALQAGVRQSGMAVIDIGMAASPLTWFAARLTGAGAAVSVTGGHDDEAYNGFKIMLEGHAVDQAALQALRGRMQSGAAPAARPGTRAQISAAPCYLSRLASDIRLERPMKVLLDCGHGVAGTLAPDALRELGCEVTELACEVTGSYPPDQPRPGEARYLSDLAARLRYSGCELALSIAGDGDRLVVISRSGARVCVDRLLILFARDMLSGVRGGAVVHDVKSSRNLSREVRALGGTSVVSRGGDASIGAKMREAGAMLAGETGGGIRFTDRWLGYSDGLYAAARLVELLSRHRDASAILDGLPQSCATPELRLDTADGEQYRLVEALRADGHFMGAREIIHLDGVRVEYEDGFGLARAAVAQPAVMLRFEGDNGTALSRIQEDFRRQLLSVAPGLRLPF; from the coding sequence ATGGATTCCCTGGGTGCCGCGGAAACGTCCGGATTCCCGCCGGAGGTTTTTCGCGCCGATGAAGTACGGGGCCGCGTGGGGCAGGAGATCGATAGCCGCTTCGCGCATGCCCTGGGCCTGGCAGTGGGACGCTGCGTGGCCGAACTCGGAGGCCGCGCCGTCGTGATCGGCAAGGATGCGCGGCTCAGCAGCGTCGAGCTGGGCGCCGCCTTGCAGGCCGGCGTGCGGCAGTCCGGAATGGCGGTGATCGACATCGGCATGGCGGCCTCGCCCCTGACGTGGTTCGCCGCGCGCCTGACCGGCGCGGGGGCGGCGGTGTCGGTGACAGGCGGCCACGACGACGAAGCCTATAACGGCTTCAAGATCATGCTGGAGGGGCATGCCGTGGACCAGGCCGCCCTGCAAGCGCTGCGCGGCCGCATGCAATCCGGCGCGGCGCCGGCGGCGCGTCCCGGCACCCGGGCGCAGATCAGCGCCGCGCCGTGCTATCTGTCCCGGCTGGCCAGCGACATCCGCCTGGAGCGGCCCATGAAGGTGCTGCTGGACTGCGGGCATGGCGTGGCCGGCACGCTGGCGCCGGACGCGTTGCGGGAACTGGGCTGCGAGGTCACCGAGCTGGCTTGCGAAGTGACGGGGTCGTATCCGCCGGACCAGCCCAGGCCCGGCGAGGCCCGCTACCTGTCCGACCTGGCCGCCCGGCTGCGCTACAGCGGATGCGAACTGGCGCTATCGATCGCCGGCGATGGCGATCGCCTGGTGGTGATCAGCCGGTCCGGCGCGCGAGTGTGCGTGGATCGTCTGCTCATCCTGTTCGCGCGCGACATGCTGTCCGGCGTGCGGGGCGGCGCCGTGGTCCACGACGTGAAGAGCAGCCGCAATCTGTCCCGCGAAGTGCGGGCGCTGGGGGGCACGTCGGTGGTGAGCCGCGGCGGCGATGCCAGCATCGGCGCCAAGATGCGCGAGGCGGGCGCCATGCTGGCGGGGGAAACCGGCGGCGGCATCCGTTTCACGGACCGCTGGCTGGGCTACAGCGACGGGCTGTATGCCGCGGCGCGGCTGGTGGAGCTGCTGTCGCGCCACCGCGATGCCTCGGCGATTCTGGATGGCTTGCCGCAGTCCTGTGCGACGCCGGAACTTCGCCTGGATACCGCGGACGGCGAACAGTACCGGCTGGTCGAGGCGCTGCGCGCCGACGGCCATTTCATGGGGGCGCGGGAAATCATTCACCTGGATGGGGTGCGCGTCGAATACGAGGACGGTTTCGGCCTGGCCCGCGCCGCGGTCGCGCAGCCGGCCGTCATGTTGCGCTTCGAGGGCGATAACGGCACCGCGCTCTCGCGCATCCAGGAGGATTTCCGCCGGCAGCTGCTTAGCGTGGCACCGGGATTGCGACTTCCTTTTTAA
- a CDS encoding polysaccharide biosynthesis tyrosine autokinase — translation MKQPPLQLEYANTGGTPPDTPMMSYVDVLLANRFMIIVLTVLATLIGVAYYLIKPPVYQSDIAVQVEEELPTGQRTSMLGDVSSIFDIKQAASGEMEILRSRMVVGHAVDYYQLYVHATPDYFPVIGRWLARRHESFALPAAITDAIPGGWAWGGERIQVNRIDVPDDLIGKKLSVVALGGGAYELVDPVHDRRFEGRVGQLERFEVPGGAIEMQIDVLQARPETTFTVVRDSRLEAIESLQTRMGIFERGRQSNVIGVTLQGQDPVLTAAVLNEIGQEYVRQNTNRKTAQAEKSLAFLDQQLPVLKKQLEESETRYNALRNARGTIDLTEEAKLVLGQSVETQNRIFELKARRQELVTRFAASHPSISAIDRQIASLTGDMNKLNSKIRELPDLEQDVVRLTRDVKVNTDLYTGLLNNAQQLRMIRAGKVGNVRVVDTAVAAERPLSPKAPIVLGIAALAGLVLGVVAAFVRNALFGGLTDPDEIERYTGLPVLATVPYSDLQDRLWRRARRKNARIPALLAQSNGSTPPIESLRSFRTVLQVAMRDSSNNIVVFTGPLAGVGKSFLSANFAFIQAAVGKRVLLIDADFRRGTLNRYFATSAENGLFEVLAGTVPLEAVTKRNIMNGVDFISTGRVTFDPSELLASEAFGECLHALAADYDIVIVDTAPVLSSSDAAVVGAHAAAVMLVVRSGMNTVGEIRETNKRLQQAGAPVAGVVFNGLKLQSEGWGYRSKYGPYRYSRASYYGENQP, via the coding sequence TCGTCTTGACCGTACTCGCGACCTTGATCGGCGTCGCCTATTACCTGATCAAACCGCCGGTGTACCAGTCGGACATCGCCGTGCAGGTGGAAGAGGAATTGCCGACCGGGCAGAGGACCAGCATGCTGGGCGACGTGTCGTCGATCTTCGACATCAAGCAGGCCGCGTCGGGGGAAATGGAGATACTGCGTTCGCGCATGGTGGTGGGACATGCCGTGGACTACTACCAGCTCTACGTGCACGCGACCCCGGACTACTTCCCGGTCATAGGCCGGTGGCTGGCCAGGCGGCATGAAAGCTTCGCGCTGCCGGCCGCGATCACCGATGCGATACCGGGAGGCTGGGCCTGGGGGGGCGAGCGTATCCAGGTGAATCGTATCGACGTGCCCGACGATTTGATCGGCAAGAAGCTGAGCGTGGTCGCGCTGGGCGGGGGCGCCTACGAGCTGGTCGACCCCGTGCACGACCGGCGGTTCGAAGGGCGCGTCGGGCAACTGGAGCGCTTCGAAGTACCGGGTGGGGCGATCGAGATGCAGATCGACGTCCTGCAGGCCCGGCCCGAGACTACCTTCACGGTGGTACGGGATTCGCGCCTGGAAGCGATCGAATCGCTGCAGACCCGCATGGGCATTTTCGAGCGCGGACGCCAATCCAACGTGATCGGCGTGACGCTTCAGGGGCAGGATCCGGTGCTGACGGCCGCGGTGCTGAACGAGATCGGCCAGGAGTACGTGCGGCAGAACACCAACCGCAAGACCGCCCAGGCCGAGAAATCGCTGGCGTTCCTGGATCAGCAGTTGCCCGTGTTGAAGAAGCAGCTGGAAGAGTCGGAGACCCGCTACAACGCCTTGCGCAACGCGCGCGGCACCATCGACCTTACCGAGGAAGCCAAGCTGGTGCTGGGCCAGTCGGTGGAAACGCAGAACCGCATCTTCGAGCTGAAGGCGCGCCGCCAGGAACTGGTGACCCGTTTCGCGGCCTCGCACCCCAGCATCAGCGCCATCGACCGTCAGATCGCCTCGCTGACCGGCGATATGAACAAGCTGAACAGCAAGATCCGCGAACTGCCGGACCTGGAGCAGGACGTGGTGCGATTGACCCGCGACGTCAAGGTCAATACGGACCTGTACACCGGCCTGTTGAACAACGCGCAGCAGCTGCGCATGATCCGCGCCGGCAAGGTCGGCAATGTACGGGTGGTGGATACGGCGGTGGCGGCGGAACGGCCGCTCAGCCCCAAGGCCCCCATCGTGCTGGGCATTGCCGCGCTGGCCGGCCTGGTCCTTGGCGTGGTCGCCGCCTTTGTACGCAACGCGCTGTTCGGCGGCCTGACCGATCCTGACGAAATCGAACGCTATACCGGGCTGCCGGTGCTGGCGACCGTGCCCTACAGCGATCTGCAGGATAGGCTGTGGCGCCGCGCGCGCCGCAAGAATGCCCGCATTCCGGCATTGCTGGCGCAGAGCAACGGCAGTACGCCGCCCATCGAAAGCCTGCGCAGCTTCCGCACCGTGCTGCAGGTCGCCATGCGCGATTCCTCCAACAACATCGTGGTGTTCACCGGGCCCCTGGCCGGCGTGGGCAAGTCGTTCCTGTCCGCGAATTTCGCCTTTATCCAGGCGGCGGTAGGCAAACGTGTGCTGCTGATCGACGCCGACTTTCGCCGCGGCACGCTCAACCGCTATTTCGCCACTTCGGCCGAGAACGGTTTGTTCGAAGTGCTGGCGGGCACCGTGCCGCTGGAAGCCGTGACCAAGCGCAACATCATGAACGGCGTGGATTTCATTTCCACCGGCAGGGTCACCTTCGATCCTTCCGAACTGCTGGCGTCCGAGGCTTTCGGCGAATGCCTGCACGCCCTCGCGGCCGATTACGACATCGTCATCGTTGATACTGCGCCGGTGCTGTCGTCCTCGGATGCGGCGGTGGTCGGCGCGCACGCCGCGGCCGTCATGCTGGTGGTCCGTTCGGGCATGAACACGGTGGGCGAGATCCGGGAAACCAACAAGCGCCTGCAGCAGGCGGGGGCACCCGTCGCGGGCGTGGTCTTCAATGGCCTGAAGCTGCAGTCCGAAGGCTGGGGCTACCGCTCGAAGTACGGTCCGTATCGATATTCCCGCGCGTCCTACTACGGCGAAAACCAGCCATAG